The Sebaldella sp. S0638 genome contains the following window.
GGAAGTCAGGACAAGCAAATAGGAATAGCCCAGAGAAATTATCCGGGAAGTACAGGTTTAAGTGATATAACAATAACAAATAACGGAATAATAAATTTATCAGGAACCAGAGCTTTGGGAATAGCCTCTGACTATGGTCATATAGTAAATAACGGAACAGTAAAAACAACAGGCAGTAATTCTGTGGCCATAGCCTCTTCAAACGGCTCATTAGCAGAGAATAACGGAGAACTGATAATAGGAGGAAATGAAACAGCAGGAATATACGGTCTAAATTATCTGGACGGAATAACTTCATCTTTAGTTTTAGGATATGGAAACGATAAAATAGATATAAGAAATAACAGCAGAATAACTTCATCAGGAAATGAAAAGGTATATGGAATATATGCAGATAATAAAAAATCTCAAAGTGATTCAGTAATAACACTGGGAGCAAGTTCAGATATAAATCTTCAAAGTTCGGTTGGAGGAATAGGAATCTATTCAAATAACAGTATTCTAACAGGAGGCGGGACACTGACAGTAGGAACAAACGGCCTTGGACTCTATGCTAAAGACAGTAATATAAATCTTTCAGGATTTAATTTAAATCTTCACGGAGATAATATCCTTGGTTTCTATCTTGATGGTAACACAGATTTTACAGGAAACGGAAATGTAAATATCCAGGGAACAAACATAGTTTTGTTTAACATCCAGTCAAGCGGAACGTTCAATCAAAACTTTAATGTAACATCATCATCAGGTTCGTCTTACTCAATAGGGAATATAAAAAACGGAACTTTCTACTATAACGGAACAAGCAGTCTTTCAGGCGGAGGAAATCTCTTAAATGGAGAATTTTCAGCAGTACTTTTAGATTCGGGAACACAAGTAAACAGTGTCGAAAATAATGTAGTAGGAGTAGTAATGGACGGCCAGTATACAGGTACTGTTCCTTCAGGATTCACAAGCGGAATAGATGTAGAAAACAGAGGAAACATATCGCTTAAAAGTAATTCGGCAGGTCTTTACGGAACAAACGGAGCAAGAATAAAAAATACCGGAAATATAAAAGTAGAAGATAACTCATTGGGAATCCAGTCCAAAGGAGCAGGTTCATTTACAGAAAACACAGGAACAATTACAGTTGGAAGTTTCTCTGCAGGAATATACGGGTCAGACAGTGGAAATATAACAAATACAGGAAATATATTAAGTACCGGAAATGATTCAGTAGGAATATACGGAGATGGTAATACATCACAAACAATAGTAAATAACGGAAAAATTGAATTATCCGGAAATAATGGTACAGGAATATATTTTAAAGGCTCAGCCCCGGTATCAATATTAAACACAAATATCCTGACAATAGGAAATTCAACAGACAGGAATAAACCGGGAATAGGAATATATAGTCAGGGGTCATCAGATACAGTTGAAAACACAGGGACAATAACATCAGGAACTTCATCAGTAGGAATATACATAAATGGTGGGACATTAAGCCAAAAGTCATTAATGAATGTCGGTGCAGACGGAACAGGAATTTATACATCAGAAGGAACAGTTAATCTGAATACAGGGTCAGTTCTAAATGTAACTCAAACAGCAGGAGTAGGAGTATATGCCCTAAACGGAACCACTGTAATAAATAACGGCTCATTAATGTTAGGAAATAACGGCTTTGGTTATGTACTTAAATCAGGTTCAACATTAACGAATATAATAGATACCTCAATAGGAGAAGGAAGTATATTTGTCTATGGAGACGGAGCAGGAAATATAACAAACAACGGAATACTAACAATGAACGGCTCAAACGGAGTAGGATTTTATACAGTAAACGGAGGAACTATACAAAATACCGGGAATATATCAGGAAGCTCAGGTGTATCAAATGTAGGAATCTATAATGAAAATGGAGTAATCATTAATTCAGGTCGAATAGATCTTGGAGACTCTGTAATAATAGATAAGGAAGATTCCACAAAAAACAGCTATTCAATTGGAATATACGGAGATAACACAGTAATAACAAATACAGGAGATATGAGTCTTGGTTATTACGGAGTGGGAATCTACAGTAAAAATGCACCAAGTCCTGTAAATAACAGTGGAAATATAAGCTCATCATCAGAAGGCGTAATAGGATTATTCGTAGAAAACGGAAAACTTCAAAATACAGGAAATATATTACTGACAGGAAATGATTCAATAGGAATTTATGCAAATAAAGGCTCAGAAGTAACAAATTCAGGAACTATAATAATGAATGGAGAAAATTCAACAGGAATATACCTGAACCTATTATCTAAAGTAAATAATCAGGGTACAATAAATATAAATGGAAATAACAGTCAGGGAATATTGTTAAAAGGTGGATCAAGCATATTAAATTCAGGAACAATCAATATCTCTGGAGGAGTAACAGGCTCAGAAACAATATCCTACGGTGGAACAAGTTATCCAATCCCAAGTATAATAAATGCAGGAATAATAAATGTATCAGAAAACTTTGAAGCTAAAGGAATAGATATATTAATAAAAGTAGACCCGACAACAATAAAAGCACCAAGCCTTGCAGAAGACACAGGAGCAGCTTTTGTATCAGATGCGGTTAAGTTTTTTGCACCTGCTTTTAATACAACAGAACCAATAGGAATAATGCCTGGCTTTGCATCAGGAACTCATGAAAATGTATATAAATTAAAAGATGTATTTAATCCATTTACAACAGATCAGGGAGGTCCTGATTCAGGGAAAGTAAATGTACGAAGTAAATCACTAACATGGAGAGCAACGCCAGTAGTAAATGAAAGAGGAAATGTAGATATCTGGATGGAAAAAATTCCATATGACAATTTTACTTCAGGATTATGGTATGAAGATTTCGGAAAAGCATTAGACAGTAAATTTACAGGTTCAAAAGGAAAAGCAGGAGAAATATTTGATAAAATAGATACAATAGAAACAGAACTTGATTTTAGAAAAACAATAGGAAATCTTGCAGGTGATTTTTATTCAAATATGAATCAGAGAGAACAGACAATAGCCAGAAGTTTTGAATCATCATTGAAGTTATTAAAGGATTCAGAGAATAATACAAAAGAGAATGTCAAGTTGAATATAATAGGAGGAAAAGGGAAAAGTACAGAAGATACAGACGGAGTACTAGATTATGATTATACAACAGCAGGAGTACTGGCACTAAGGGAAATAGAAAGAACTTACAGACATACCTTTGGCTATTCATTAGGATACTTACATACAGACTTTGATGTAAAAGACGGTAATAAGAGTGAAGAAAAAGCAGATACACTGCAATTAGGTTTTCATAATAAGTATAGTTTGAATGACTGGATATTAAGTAATGATGTGACAGGAATGTTAAGTTTTCATAATGTAGACAGAGTAGTGGACTGGACACATCTTGAAAAATCAAAAATGAGCGGAAGTTATGAAACCTATAGTATAATGAGTAACAATAAGTTAGGAAAAGAATATACCTTAACAAAGAATTTGAGTTTAAAACCTTATGCGGGACTAAAAGCGGGTTATACAACAAGAGGTTCATTCACAGAGTCAGGCTTAGAAGGACTGGAAGTAAAAGGAAATGATTACTTTACCTTAAAACCAAAAGCAGGTATAGAATTAAACGGAGAAGTCCCATTAGGAAAAGAAGACAAATGGAAATTAAAGGGATCTCTGGATGTAGAATATGGTTATGAATTAGGTAATGTAACCAAAAGAGAGTATGCAAGACTAGAAAATATAGAAACAGACTATCATAAATTATCAAAACCGGAAAAGGACAAAGGAGAATTAAGAACAGGAGCCCAGGTAGGAGTGGAAATAAAGGATAGATACGGAATATTCCTGACAGGAGAATATACAGCAGGAAATAATAAGAATTCAGACTACAGGGCAGGAATATCATTAAAAGCGGTATTTTAAACTGACTGAGAGAACTCATTGATATGGGTTCTCTCTCTAAAAAATCCATCAAGGAGAGGTTTAAATGAAAAAAATAATTTTCTCAACTATTTTTATTTTTTTAGCATTAATAGTTACATTTATAGTATCACCAAGACCTACAGCATATATAATAAAACAAAGTTTTAAACAAAAAATTGCAAGATCTCCTAGTAACTATGAAGAATATATAAATAAGGTAAAGATTATAAAAAACCAAGAATATAAGTCTAAATATAAAGAAAATTCTTATGATGTCTATATACCTAAAAAGTTGTCTGAAAATGAAAAAATACCGGCTATTATATGGGTACATGGCGGAGCTTTTGTAGGAGGAGATAAATCAGATATTGAAATTTACGCTACTATATTAGCAGCAAAGGGATACGCAGTCTTTACTATTAACTATGAATTAGCTCCTAGTTCTAAATATCCAGGACCCATTAACCAATTGTCAGATTTTTACAAATACTTTGAAAGTATAAATGAAAGATATAATGTTGATTCTTCTAAATTGTTCTTTGCAGGTGATTCAGCTGGAGCTCAAATTGTTGGAGAATTTATTAACAAACAAACAAATACAGAATATTCTATATCAGAAAATACGCCACAGTTAGTAAAAAAAAATAATATAAAAGGAGTTCTGTTATACTGTGGACCATATAATTTTGAAGAAATTGGACAAAATTCTTCATTTATTCAAAAATTTATTTTTGATCAAGTTGGATGGGCTTATTTTGGAGAAAAATTATGGAGGGAGTCTAAGAATGCAAAAACAGCATCTGTTATAAACAATGTATCTAAAGATTTTCCACCGGTTTATATTACAGATGGAAATACAGGGTCTTTTGAAAAACAAGGAACAGCTCTGGTTGAAAAAATGAAACTTTTAAACATTGATGTAACCTTTCGTTTTTTCCCCCTTAAAGAAGTCGAAACAAAACATGAATTCCAATTTCTCTTAGATACAGAACCTGGAGTAAAAGTTTTAAATGATACAATTTATTTTTTAGAAAAATATAACAAATAGAAATTGTTGTGCAAAAGTATAAATACCTTGAGCTGAATAAGAGTTAGTAAAAAAAGAGAAATCATTGGAACAATCTGAAATATAAAAGTAAAGAGAATTAAATATACCACGAGTTTATAAAAAAGATTGTGTGATTAAACATATTTGATATTAATTTTTGCTAGAAGGAGGAAAAAATGAAAAAAAGTATAATAGGTATGATATTATTTATAAGTGTAGTTTCCTTAAGTGCTGAGAAAGAAAGAAGAGAAATAGAAATACTAAATGTGGAAGCCCAAATGCAAAAGACAGATAAAATGGAGAGCTACAGATCAAAGAAGGATATAGCTTGGCATAAAACGGAATATAACAAGGTGTACAAATATTTAAATAAAACTAAAAAATAAGGAGGATGTTGTGGGTAAAAAAATATTATTATTATTTTTATCAAGTTTGATAACTATTACAGCCTATAGTGTTAATGTTGGAACAGAGACAGATAAATCTCTTGAAAACAGTATAACAAAAGATTATGATCAGGATGGAAAATATTCATCATATGAGAAAGCATTAAGAAAAGCACAGGAATCAGTGTATGTAATCTTACCTGAGAAAAGGGGTTACTGGTATACAATGCTTAATATAATAAAAGTTGAGGAAGAGGAACTAATGCTGGATGAAACAGCCAGAATGAGAGGAAGAAAATAGATAAATGGCAGGAGGAGAAATGAAAAAATTAGGAATAATAGGAATAATAGGAATATTGTCTATATTGGTTGGAACGCTTGTCAGTGCAGCACCGACGTATGAGTACAAAAGAGAATTAAGGGAAGGAGCAAGAGGTAAGTGGACAAATTTAAGACAACATTTAAACAGTGGTCAGAGATTAGGAAAAGAGCTTAAAAAAGTAGATGCACAGATAGATAAAAAGATAGCTGAAATTCAGGAAATAGAAGATTTATTGTTTAGAATAGAAGAATATAAAGCAGGAAATAATATGAAATAAATGTGAAGCTATAATGAAAAGATATAACAAATTTGGAATAAAAATAGAAGACAGATTTTAACAAAGTATCAAGTAGGAGATAATAGTCATGATAAAGATGATTATAGATTAAGAATGATGTCAAAAGTAGTATTTTAATCAGAAAAATAAGAGAAAGGGGAGAGTTTTTGTAAAAAAACGCAGGTATGTTCGTACCGGAAACTCTCTCTTCTTATCTCTGAAAGGGTTGGAAATGTACAAAACACGAGTAATAAAAGCAACTCTGGAAATAATAAAGGAGAATAAATTAGAAAAAGCTTCAATAGGTGAAATAATGAAAAAAATGAAATCGAGCCCCGGAAATTTATATTATTATTTTAAGAACAAGAATGAAATATACAAAGAAGTTTTGCACTATTCTTCAAATGAAATAACAAAGAGCCTGAGTGGAGTTAAGAAAAGTGATGATATTCAAGACTATTTATTCGAACTGACAGAAAATTTGGTAAGATTCTTGGAATCAAGGGAAGAAATATTAAATTTTCTGATAAGTATAAAAGGATCTTGTTATATGAAAGAGGATATAGTAATAGAAAAATTGTTATCAAAATTTAAAAATGCACTGATAAAAAAAGAACCTGATGAAAAAATACTGCTAAAATTATGTATGTTCTTGGGAGCAATAAATGAAGTTTTGTATGTAAATAAGCTAAAAAAGGGAAGAATATTGAAAAAAGATGAAATAGCAGAGATAAGTTATTTCTTTTGGGGTAAAAGTAAACATCAGAATAGAGAGTTGGATAGGTTATACTAGATTGGACAAAAAAGAAGTTATGTAATGTCTATAATAAAAAGAGCTTTATCCTCATCAAGTCTTCCTTTTGATGCTGTTTTAAGAATTTTAGTAAGTTTAGCAGTAGAAATATTCAGTAATTGATCTGGAGTAGAGGAATTAAGAAGAATTTCCATAGAAGCATTACCAAAAGTAATAGATTGTGCCTGAAAGGTTCTGAATCTGGTTAATCCTTTTAAAGCCATAGTATTACTGTCAGCCATGTCAGAAAAAGTAAATCTGTTAATTCTAATAACTTCAGCAATAAGAAAAGAATCAATATGTGAAAATTAACCAATACCAATATCAATAACACAAAAAAACATAAAATCACCTACATATAAAGATATAATGGTAACCATTCTACAAAAAATTATACTAATCAACCTTGCTAGATATTGGTAGTAAAACTACATCCTGTTCATTGGATTCAATATAATCGTAGAGTTAACAGTCTAACTTTAGTAGTTAAAACTATAAGGAAGTACAAGTTACCACTCTACCATTAAAATAATTATTACATAACGTAACAAAAATTTTAAGTAGTTAATTTAGCTATTTTAACTACAAATATATTATACAAGGAGGAGTAATGAAAAGATATAAAAAATTATTAGCAATGTTCAACGCATTAGGGATAGTATCGTCAATTTCTATAGCTGCAGAGGCAGAACCATTAACAAAACATGAGAAATTATATAATAATATGGTAAAGAATATAAAACAGGGGAAGAGTAATACAAAAAATTATAAGATACTGGAAGAAGTACTTAAGCAGAGAAATAAAGAGCTAAAAGATTTATATTTACAGAGTGATTATATTGTAAAGCCTGAATATTTGGAGTGGCAGATATTTTTTAGTGGTTTTTATGAAGAGTATGGAGAAGGAAGAGATAATACGAAAGAAAATGCCTTATATCGTACAGATGTCGAGGGATATTATGATACAACGGGTAATTTTATAATGACAGGTGGAAAGAAGAATGGAGTAGCAGGAAAACCATATCAGCCATTACAAAAAGCAAAGGAAATAGATCTCGGAGTAAGTATACCATTAAAAGAAATTAAGAGAGAACCAATTAATTTATCATTGTCACCTACACCTGAAATTGTTATTAATCCTAATGTACCTACAATTAATATTCCTAACAGTATTTCAGCGCCGACTGTAAATTCTATTGATTTTCAACCAATTTCACCTAATTTAGTTGCTCCAATACCTGTAATAGTAAATCCGATCAATTTATCATTTCCTGGAAGTGGGAATGGGGACAACACATGGTTTGGATTAAGCGGAAATAATGCACCGATAAGCCAACAGTCTATGATGGGGGCCGGAGGAGGAACAGGAACATTTGAAACTTTGTTTACAAATGGGAATAATATAAGACAATATATTAATAATACAACATTACAAGGTTATATGGGTGGTCATACGCTTCCCTCAGGAGTTGCTCATACAGAAAATAATTATAGATTTAGCGGAACGGCTTTCTTTGGGAGTATGCTACTGGTTGGAGGAGAACTTATTCCAATTAATAATATGAATTTAACAGTCCTAAAACTGTTAGGAAGCAATAATTTAGCGGTTTTTCATACAGATTCTCATAATGATCACGGAAGCTCCATTTGGAGATTAGATAATACTAATGTAATTTTAAAGGGAGACAGAACTATTCTTTATGATGTTCAATATCATGGATCTGTTGGAGATTCAGGAATGTCTTTTGATAATGGTAATCTTATAGCAGATAATAGCACATCATACACATCAATCTATGATGGTACTACCTATAATTATACCCCACAAAATAGATATATATTTGTAACTATTGCGGATGGGGGAGGAACAGCCAGATATTTATATTTCAAAAATGAAGCTAATGGAAATATTTATTTAAATGGAACTAGAGATATTCTTTCAAACTTTGCATCTGAAGATAATATAAATTATGGTGGTTCATTCTTTGAAAATAGAGGAATAATAGAATTAAATGGTGTTAGCTCTATGGGTTCTGTTTTCGCACGTGAATATAATAGATCGTGGATTAGATATGAAAATGCATTAAACTTAAATGGTGATAAGAGCGTGGGTGTAGCATTTACATTTAATTTCAATACAAATTCAACATTAGGAGCAGGATTGCCTGGAGTATCTGGACCTACTTATGAAAAATCAGCAGTAAAAGATTCAGTATTAAATATAAAGATAGGCGAAAAACAAAATCCAAATGATGCTGATTCAAATGATATAACTATAACAGGAAATACAGCGGCACTCGTTGAACAAGCAACAGCCTTATATTTTAACAATTCAAGTGGGACAATGAAAGATTATAAAATAATGCATACACAATTAGATGCATTAGAATATTCAAAAAAAGCAACATTAATATCATTAGTAAAAGGAAAAGTAATATTAGACGGAACAGATACAACAAATAGATTAAAGATAGATGGCGGAACAGGGAAAACAGGAATTGATAGTATAGGGATATATGCTGGAGCTCTAGGCACACCTGGAACAACACAATCAACAATAGAGAGTTATATTCCATTGACAATCACAAATTCTGATTTATCAACTGCTATTTTTGGTGAAAAAAGAGCAAATATAATAAATAATGGAAATATTACAATATCAGGAAGTAATGGAGTAAAGGGAATAGTAGTCGACAGTTTAGCGCAATCAACAATCGGAGGGAATATTACAATATCAAATGGTGGAGTTTATACAGATTCTTCAAATATTAAGACAGGTTCTGTTGTAATAGGAGCATTAGGTGGATCATCAGTGCTAGGAACAGGGACTGTAACTGCGGATGTATCAGGGAAAGA
Protein-coding sequences here:
- a CDS encoding TetR/AcrR family transcriptional regulator, which translates into the protein MYKTRVIKATLEIIKENKLEKASIGEIMKKMKSSPGNLYYYFKNKNEIYKEVLHYSSNEITKSLSGVKKSDDIQDYLFELTENLVRFLESREEILNFLISIKGSCYMKEDIVIEKLLSKFKNALIKKEPDEKILLKLCMFLGAINEVLYVNKLKKGRILKKDEIAEISYFFWGKSKHQNRELDRLY
- a CDS encoding autotransporter domain-containing protein produces the protein VLKNSQFTLSDYLLNIGEYSRNGAAVRVEKYGDLILGNSSDSTTNQEINLLAGSEGNAGIYLHGSNDTSVVFEPDPVWNPGYTETAVLDGFLGARVTTDGLKLNINGNKQVGAQIEEYGYFYHNNGLINVNGTNNTGIAVKTGGLGELNNTGVINTSLGNLAVYNDGTFNMNGGNITSSGQSSVGIYSEAGTTDTNLKGGTLRAENGGIALYAGAGSTINLSEGINLVTGNKGLLFYNYDAGLPSGKYSVTGNVKATVEEGGIAFYLKYGMNLASYLNSSFTGILGGKLGLTMNSGSILYLIEGEGSTISLTTLDGMVVPVTSLANNVSINPDSASDYIPVSMNKGKLILDRDVNLDGNDLYKRAQFALLSVSLDGGKTITGSQDKQIGIAQRNYPGSTGLSDITITNNGIINLSGTRALGIASDYGHIVNNGTVKTTGSNSVAIASSNGSLAENNGELIIGGNETAGIYGLNYLDGITSSLVLGYGNDKIDIRNNSRITSSGNEKVYGIYADNKKSQSDSVITLGASSDINLQSSVGGIGIYSNNSILTGGGTLTVGTNGLGLYAKDSNINLSGFNLNLHGDNILGFYLDGNTDFTGNGNVNIQGTNIVLFNIQSSGTFNQNFNVTSSSGSSYSIGNIKNGTFYYNGTSSLSGGGNLLNGEFSAVLLDSGTQVNSVENNVVGVVMDGQYTGTVPSGFTSGIDVENRGNISLKSNSAGLYGTNGARIKNTGNIKVEDNSLGIQSKGAGSFTENTGTITVGSFSAGIYGSDSGNITNTGNILSTGNDSVGIYGDGNTSQTIVNNGKIELSGNNGTGIYFKGSAPVSILNTNILTIGNSTDRNKPGIGIYSQGSSDTVENTGTITSGTSSVGIYINGGTLSQKSLMNVGADGTGIYTSEGTVNLNTGSVLNVTQTAGVGVYALNGTTVINNGSLMLGNNGFGYVLKSGSTLTNIIDTSIGEGSIFVYGDGAGNITNNGILTMNGSNGVGFYTVNGGTIQNTGNISGSSGVSNVGIYNENGVIINSGRIDLGDSVIIDKEDSTKNSYSIGIYGDNTVITNTGDMSLGYYGVGIYSKNAPSPVNNSGNISSSSEGVIGLFVENGKLQNTGNILLTGNDSIGIYANKGSEVTNSGTIIMNGENSTGIYLNLLSKVNNQGTININGNNSQGILLKGGSSILNSGTINISGGVTGSETISYGGTSYPIPSIINAGIINVSENFEAKGIDILIKVDPTTIKAPSLAEDTGAAFVSDAVKFFAPAFNTTEPIGIMPGFASGTHENVYKLKDVFNPFTTDQGGPDSGKVNVRSKSLTWRATPVVNERGNVDIWMEKIPYDNFTSGLWYEDFGKALDSKFTGSKGKAGEIFDKIDTIETELDFRKTIGNLAGDFYSNMNQREQTIARSFESSLKLLKDSENNTKENVKLNIIGGKGKSTEDTDGVLDYDYTTAGVLALREIERTYRHTFGYSLGYLHTDFDVKDGNKSEEKADTLQLGFHNKYSLNDWILSNDVTGMLSFHNVDRVVDWTHLEKSKMSGSYETYSIMSNNKLGKEYTLTKNLSLKPYAGLKAGYTTRGSFTESGLEGLEVKGNDYFTLKPKAGIELNGEVPLGKEDKWKLKGSLDVEYGYELGNVTKREYARLENIETDYHKLSKPEKDKGELRTGAQVGVEIKDRYGIFLTGEYTAGNNKNSDYRAGISLKAVF
- a CDS encoding alpha/beta hydrolase, yielding MKKIIFSTIFIFLALIVTFIVSPRPTAYIIKQSFKQKIARSPSNYEEYINKVKIIKNQEYKSKYKENSYDVYIPKKLSENEKIPAIIWVHGGAFVGGDKSDIEIYATILAAKGYAVFTINYELAPSSKYPGPINQLSDFYKYFESINERYNVDSSKLFFAGDSAGAQIVGEFINKQTNTEYSISENTPQLVKKNNIKGVLLYCGPYNFEEIGQNSSFIQKFIFDQVGWAYFGEKLWRESKNAKTASVINNVSKDFPPVYITDGNTGSFEKQGTALVEKMKLLNIDVTFRFFPLKEVETKHEFQFLLDTEPGVKVLNDTIYFLEKYNK